Genomic window (Saccharothrix australiensis):
TCGTGCCCGACGCCGGGGTGCAGCTCCAGCCGCGCCGGCTTGCCCAGCTCCCGCAGCCGCCGGTACATCCGCTCGGACTCCTCGGGCTTGACGCGGGTGTCGTTCTCGCCGTGCAGGAACAGCACCGGGACGCGCACCCGGTGGGCGTTGCCCAGCGGGCTGCGCTCGGTCAGCCGGGCCAGGTCCGCCGGGTCGTCGGGGTCGCCGATCCACTCCTTGCTCCGCTTCCGCCACGTCGGCGGCAAGTCCAGGACGTCGGTGACGAGGTCGGACGTGCCGCACTCGCTGACCGCCGCCCGCCACCGGTCGGGCAGCCGGGAGGCGCAGGACAGCGCGGCGAAACCGCCGTAGGACGCGCCGTGCACCCCGAGCCTCGTCCCGTCCGCCCAGTCGACGTCCGCCAGCAGGTCCGCCGCCGCGGCCAGGTCCGCCAGGTCACCGCCGCCCCAGTCGCGGTAGATCGCCCGCTGGCGGCGCAGCCCGTAGCCGGAGGAGCCCCGGAAGTTGGGCGCGATGACGCCGATCCCGGCGGCCAGCAGCTCCTGCACCATCGGGTCGTACTCGGGGTACGCCTGCGACTCCGGGCCGCCGTGCACCGTCATGACGACCGGCGCGGGCGCGTCGGGGCTCGCCGAGGGCGGCCGGTAGAGCAGGCACGGCACCGCCAGGCCGTCCGCGCTCGTCGCGTGCACGACGGTCGGCGCCACGAGGTCGTCCGGGAGGCGGGCGCCGAAGTCGGTCAGCCGCTCCGCGGTGCCCGCGTCCAGGTCGGCCAGGTACAGCTCGGTCGCCGCGTCGGCCCTCGCGAGCACCACGAGCAGCCGCCCGTCGTGGGTGAAGCGCAGGACGTGGCCGCCGAGGCCCCACTCGCAGACCGCGAGCCCGCGCGGCAGGCCGGCGACCTCGCGCGGCTCGCCGCCCCGCTCGGACCAGAGCAGCCGCGTCCACCCGTCCTCGTTGCGGCCCCACGCCAGGCGTGCGCCGTCGCGGGACAGCGCGCCACCCTCCACATCGGACTCCGGGGTGTCCAGCCAGGTGACCTCGCCGGTCAGCGACAGCGTCGCCAGGCCGACGGAGTCGCGGCCGTGCGTGGTGCACACGACGATCCCGGACGAGTCGGGCAGCCACGCGACCGGCTCCCACTTGGCCGGGCCGCCGGGCTCGGTGAGCCGCCGCGCGGTGTCGGTGGCGAGGTCGACCACGAACAGCTCGTGCTCGGTGTTCTGGTGCAGCTTGACCACCAGCAGCAGCCGGGAGTCGGGGGAGAACCCCATCGGCAGGTAGCGGTCGTCGCCGCGCAGCACGATCCGCGACCCGTTCGCGTCGCGCACCAGCACGTCGAACACCTCGACGTCACGGGCGTTGCTCGCGTAGGCGAGGAGCGCGCCGTCGGCGCTGTACGGGTCGCCGGCGCTGCCGTAGGGCACGCCGATCTCGCAGCGCACGCCCTGCTCCGCGACCACCCACTCCACCTCGCCGGTCGCCGGGTCCAGCTCGCCCAGCCAGTGGTCCTCGCGGCCGTCGGGGTCGGTCAGCACCAGCAGCCGCGCGCCGTCCGGCCGCCACGCGCACCGCCGCGCGGAACCGGCGACGGGCACGTGCCGCCCGTCCACCCACGGCTGGGGGCGGCCGGTCGCGTCGCTGATCCACGCGAGCGCGCCGCCGGGCCCGTGCGCCGCGTCGGTGACCCGCTCGAAGTCGGTCAGCGTCATCGCCCCACCGCCGCGATCGCCTGCTGCACGGTCGCCGCCGCCACCACGCCGCGCCGGAACCAGTCCAGCGCGAGGTTCTCGTTCGGGGCGTGGTTCCGCTCGTCCACGTTGGCCAGCGGCACGCCGTAGCACGGCACGCCCAGCTCGTCGCTGAACGCCGCGATCGGCAGGCTGCCGCCCAGCGCGGGCACCAGCAGCGGCTCCTCGCCGAGCCCGGCCGCCGCGCCCCGCAGCACGGCGTCGGTCCAGCGGGTCTCGGGCAGCGTCCGGGACGGTTCCATCGCGCCGCCGGGCGTGAGCTCGACGTCGGGCGCGTGGCGGGCCAGGTGCTCGCGGATGGCCGCGAACACGGTCTCCACCCGCTGCCCGCCGACCAGCCGCATGTCGCACTTCGCGACCGCGACGTGCGGTATGACGGTCCGGTGCTCGCCGCCGTCCTCGCAGGTCAACGAGTTGATGCTGAACGTGGGGCCGGTCAGCCGCTCGTAGAAGCCGAGGTCGGCGGGCGGCTCCATGCCGGACACGCCGATGCCGGCCAGGACCTCGGGCACGTCCGCGGGGAGCGCGGCCAGCGCCGCGCGCTCGCCGGGGCTCAGCGGGACCACGTCGTCGGCGAACCCGTCGACCAGCACCCGTCCCCGCGCGTCGCGCATGCCCGCCAACACGTGCACCAGCCGCCACGCGGGGTTCGGCGCGACACCGCCCCAGTTGCCCGAGTGCAGCGGCCCGGACGCGCCCCTGACCCGCAGCTCGAACGTGGCGATGCCGCGCACGCCGAGCACCACCGAGGCCCGCCCGGACTCGTGCACCGGCCCGTCGCTCCACACCACCAGGTCGGGCTTCGGCAGGGCGCGCAGGGCGTTCGCCAGGTGCGGGCTGCCGATCTCCTCCTCGCCGTCGAGCAGCACCGTGACGCGGCACGGCAGCCCGCCCGTCACCTCGCGCAGCGCCCGCAGCCCGAGCAGCTGGGCCAGGTGCTGGCCCTTGTTGTCCCCCGCGCCCCGGCCGTAGACGCGGCCGTCCCGGAAGGTCGGTTCGAACGGCGGCGAGTCCCACTCGTCGAGCGGCCCGGCCGGCTGCACGTCGTAGTGGCCGTACACCAGGACGTGCGGCGCGCCCGGCGGTCCGGGCGCGGTGCCGACCAGCGCGGGCCAGCCGCCGGTCTCGACCACCTCGGGCGTCAGCCCGGCTCTCCGCAGCAACTCCACGCCGTGCGCGACCGCGTCGGCCA
Coding sequences:
- a CDS encoding S9 family peptidase, with translation MTLTDFERVTDAAHGPGGALAWISDATGRPQPWVDGRHVPVAGSARRCAWRPDGARLLVLTDPDGREDHWLGELDPATGEVEWVVAEQGVRCEIGVPYGSAGDPYSADGALLAYASNARDVEVFDVLVRDANGSRIVLRGDDRYLPMGFSPDSRLLLVVKLHQNTEHELFVVDLATDTARRLTEPGGPAKWEPVAWLPDSSGIVVCTTHGRDSVGLATLSLTGEVTWLDTPESDVEGGALSRDGARLAWGRNEDGWTRLLWSERGGEPREVAGLPRGLAVCEWGLGGHVLRFTHDGRLLVVLARADAATELYLADLDAGTAERLTDFGARLPDDLVAPTVVHATSADGLAVPCLLYRPPSASPDAPAPVVMTVHGGPESQAYPEYDPMVQELLAAGIGVIAPNFRGSSGYGLRRQRAIYRDWGGGDLADLAAAADLLADVDWADGTRLGVHGASYGGFAALSCASRLPDRWRAAVSECGTSDLVTDVLDLPPTWRKRSKEWIGDPDDPADLARLTERSPLGNAHRVRVPVLFLHGENDTRVKPEESERMYRRLRELGKPARLELHPGVGHEVDREGWAAAVELIVGWFTAHL
- a CDS encoding M20/M25/M40 family metallo-hydrolase, which translates into the protein MGLAEQVGDWVREREAELLAELAAWLAQPSVSRTGEGMADAVAHGVELLRRAGLTPEVVETGGWPALVGTAPGPPGAPHVLVYGHYDVQPAGPLDEWDSPPFEPTFRDGRVYGRGAGDNKGQHLAQLLGLRALREVTGGLPCRVTVLLDGEEEIGSPHLANALRALPKPDLVVWSDGPVHESGRASVVLGVRGIATFELRVRGASGPLHSGNWGGVAPNPAWRLVHVLAGMRDARGRVLVDGFADDVVPLSPGERAALAALPADVPEVLAGIGVSGMEPPADLGFYERLTGPTFSINSLTCEDGGEHRTVIPHVAVAKCDMRLVGGQRVETVFAAIREHLARHAPDVELTPGGAMEPSRTLPETRWTDAVLRGAAAGLGEEPLLVPALGGSLPIAAFSDELGVPCYGVPLANVDERNHAPNENLALDWFRRGVVAAATVQQAIAAVGR